TGTTCTTCTGGACCAGTACCAGATGGTTCTTGCACTTGATTTTCCGTCTCGCCTTCTCCTGCCAAATCCTCCTCTTCAGAATTTCCAGTAGGTTCATAGGAGACTACACGCCTAACTTCCTCTTCACTACCAAGGGTTACATTGTTATTTTCATCAATTTGATAGTTTCGTTTGAACATACGTCCATCAAAACCATTGTTGGTAGCTTCTTGATAGATAAAATGGTCATTAAATCGTTCTCTAATCATAAAGCGCATGGCATCGCCTTTGTCCCTGGTCATAGCACTTTCAAGTAGTTCACTAATTTCGTTATGACTCACTTCATCTTGATTCGCAGTCATCATATTAGCCATAAAGTGCTTGAACTTCTGACTCATTTTCTCGAACATACCTTTATTCTCACTCCTTTCATTATTTGCCCTAACACCGCAACCGTCTTCCCACGAGCAAGCACCAATGTCATTCGGCAATAACGCTAAATGATCTGGACGCATATTACGTTGAATGCCGTTGTATTCTTTACTGTTGAATGTCCCAGAACCATCCTCGATGTCATTAAAATAAGCCGTGCTCACTTCAATTGGTTTCCCTTCCTGCAATCGATTCACTACTTCAAGAGCTTCACCCCCTAATTCAGTCGCCTTCTCTACATCAACCCATATTTCGCCTTTTAGGGCATCCCCATCTAAATGAGCATTAAAAAAGCGCCCTACACTGTACTCCTCAATTCGAGACGGTGAATTAGCGCTAACTGGTACTCCTTTTTCAGTTGGATGGTTAATCGGGAGCGGGATGCCGTTCCATGAATCTGGATACTTTCCAAATTCCTCTGATAATGCGAGCTCCCCGTTTAGCACTCCCTCTTTCACTGCAATTACGGGAGCTACTAGATGCTCCCTTCCCTCATGGGTTTCTGTTCGTGCTATAGTTGCCGTTGAACGATGTATTGTTAACTTGTTGTGCATTGGTCCACCCCCCCCTGTAATAGTGCAACTTGATTATTACAACCATCAATATCTCTTATCAGTAAGGTTGGCTACCTGGGTGCACATCAGGCCTTTTTGTTTTTGGAGTAGGATTTGTAGTTAACCCATTAGCCCTTAATTGCTTATACTGGTTGTTCTCGATCTGCTTTAATCTAGCATCAATACTTTTAAGCAACTTATTCTGTTCCTTGAGAAGCTTGTCCACCACGATCACCCCTTACCATTTGTCTAAATCCATCGTCAACATCATCAGAACCTCCATCGATGTCTAAATCCTTTGCACGTTCCTCTGTTTCATCCAAATAATCCACTTGATCATTGAACACATATTCAACAATCTGTTTCGGAGTCATCAACATAGTTACATCATTGTGAGGCGCCGCTTTCTGTAAAGCACTTGCTCGTTTATCACTGATATCTGATTTATCCTTATCGTTTAAAGCAAATAAGTCTGGCCATTCAACTTCATATCGCTGTTGCGGAGCTGGAAGAACACCTAACCAAATCATTCGGTCAATAAAAGGACGTAATACATTTGGTTCAGCAAACGTGGTTTGCCTGTCACTCAAATATGAGTTCCAGTTCCCTTCATCCTGGTTAGATGCAAGTTCGCCTCTTTCAGACCCTAGCAAAATACGTTTTGGTATATTGGTTGCACCTGATATTAGAGAAATAATAGTCTCAAACGATTCTTTTGGCTCAGCAACCTGACCTCCTAATTGCTTTACTTCCATCCCTTGCGTCCTGATAAACCGGCGCAATCCATGAAACCACTCTGTCATTTCTTCTTCTACTCGATCCGCTTCATCAGGTGTCATTTGAACGTCTGGATTTAAATTAGCATTTAGACCCATATACGCCCCTTGCCAAAACATTTCCGCTGATCCACCAACAACTTTCTCCAAGTCATTAAGAAGGTTCATGACTCGCTTTAATCGAGGTCGCCCAAACACTTCATCCTCAAGTAAACCATCAGCAATATGAATAACACGGCTGTGGTGTACATTTTTGGAAACCGAATAAAATTTAGTGCCACCTTCCTGATCATGAAAGTCATCACCACTAAAATCTATACGGTATATTTTCGGAAGGCCAAACCGTTCATTCGTTGGATCCGTTTCCCACTGTTGAATGGAGGCATTCTTTTCACTAAATGCTGATAAATAAATGATGTCCTCTGGACCAGTTAATGAGTTCGGGTCCAGTGGCTCCGATAAATCCGTAGACCCTCTGACCCCAATAAGGAGTACTGAGTAATGTCCTATACCAGCTAAACGATCAGCACGCTCGAGATAATGAATAACACTACGCTTCTTTTCGAGAGTCTTCCAAGCCGATTCAAAAGGAGTATCTTCATCTTTGTTGTCATCTTCATGAATAGATGGTCTGTTACGCCACGTTCCTTGTGCAGGAGCATCCACAATCCTTCCAGCTATATCTTGACGGTCATATTTATTCCAGTAGTCCTGGAACCTTAACCTTCGTTTATAACCAAGAACTTCATACATGTCACGCTTACCATTAAATTGTGTCCCTAATCTATCTGATAATTGGTAACGATGCATAAGATCTGATTGATCTCTCTTATTTGTTCGAATTTGCCTGCGAGCTTGCATTTCTTACCTCCTTCCCCATACACCTGCTTTCGGTCGTTTATCAACTGGCCTATAAAACGCCAAAACAATAGCGTCGGCTCTGTCTGGTGAATTTAGCCCACGCTTTTTCATGTCTTCTTTAGATTCAATTGCAAGTTTTCCTCTGCTGGTCATTCTATATTTCCTTGTGGTAAGTTGACTAATCAATTTATCGTCATTTGGCAAAAGAACCGTCTTCTCTTCACCTTTCATAAAGTTAGAAAAGTTATCCTGCAAGACATCTTTTACCGTTGCCCAGGACTCCGTAGCAACGTCATTGTAATGTTCATCGTCGTCAGCCTTCCCATTATTAATTACAGGGAATACTTTGTAAGGCAATTTTTGCTCTTTGATAATCTCATTTAGTTGGTCAGTCACACCGCCACCAACTCCACTGTCATCCACTTTTATCATGATCTCCTTCAAGTGGGTATGATCCTTCATCATCTTCTTTGCGGCACTTATCACAAGACCAGTTGTTTCCGTTGTCTCAGTTTTAGGATAGGCTTCTAATTCAAACAAAACATCTCCAATTCTCTTTGAGATAGTTGTCTCATCGTCTCCAAACCTCGCAACGTCCACTCCTATATCTCCTGTTCTAATACGTGTATCAACTTTCACGTTTGAATCAATTGCTGATTCAACAATCTCTAATGGTATAAAGGCATCTGCCTCAGCTTTTGGAAAGTCGCCATCAACACGAACCCTTATAACATCGCTGTCTTTGCCGTATTTCCGCTCCAACATTTCGATGTTCTTTTTACTTGTACGAGAACTATCTCGACTAGATACTTTATGAGTCCTATAATCCTCTCGATCTCGGTTATGAGAATCATAGAAAGTACCACTGGTACGAGTAGGGTTTCCACACATGAGTAATTTATTATTTCCGCCGGACAACGTACCTAATATTGCTTCCATGATCGGATCGGCAACACCGGAAGCCTCATCAACTATGAACAACATATTGTCCTCGTGAAAACCCTGCATGTTTTCCGGTTTAGTGGCTGTCCTTGCAGTTGCGAACCAACGCTCTTCATAGTTCTTCATGTATATCTTTGTTTTGGTCCATTTAAGCACTGCTTTTAACAGTGGTGATCTAGACTGCCATTTACTAATCTCTGCCCAAAGAACATCAAATAACTGCTGCATGGTTGGTGCTGTACATATTACCTTTGGATAAGAAAAACAGGATAAAAACCAAAGTGTAGCCGCCGCTTCTAAACCAGTTTTACCTACACCCTGGCCTGAACGAACAGTAACATAAGGGTAATGTGCTAAATCACGTAACACCTTCTCTTGCCAATTATCCGGTTCAAATTGTAATACCTCACGGCAAAATATAACCGGATCTTCGCGGTATAAGGGCACTTTCTTTTTGAATACTTTTAATCGATTACTCATCATCAGTCACCGCACTTATCCAGTCATCGATTAATTCTTCATCTCCACCCTTAACACCATTCTTTTCAATCTCTAGACGTTCTTTAGTGATCTGTAACTTCTCTTCCTCAATCTTTCTCTTGAAGTTATCAGGAAACAGATCGAAATACTCAGCAAGCTTATCCAGAGCTTTCATTTTGTCAGCAAGCTTAATAGACACACCGTCTTTGCCTTGCTTTGCTTCTGTGATGATTGTGCCGTCAACCATCGCCGATTCATTAAAATCAACGTAGTTTACCTCTTTCATCACTTGCTCACCTTCATCATCTAGTACTGGACCACCTATACCGATAACAGGCTCTTTCCTTTTGCCAAACGTTACATAATCAGTAATGTCAGCAAAGGCGATCTTAACGTACTTATGCAGCACATCCATTGCATCAATAAAGAGGTCTTGGGTCATCTTACCTTTTATTCGTCTGATTTCCTCGGCAACCTTACTATTTCTTACTAACTCACTCCCCCTTACATGAGCACTTTCAGGGGCGTATCCAGCTTTTATTGCTGATTGAGTAGCATTAAACGATTTAACATAATAAATACAAAAAAGCCTTTGTTTATCAGTTAATTCACCAGATTCAACAACGACTTCATGCGAATTATTTATTGTTTTTTCAATAGTTGCATCCTCTTTTTTGTTGGTTGCAACTTTTTTCTTTTTGGTTGCATCCTTTTTAGTTGCACCTCTGGTCCACTTTTCACGACTTTTTCTACTCTTTAATGTCCCTAGTTTAACATTATGCTTCTCAGCAAGATCCTTTAAGGTAATATTGGATTCTTCATATTCTTTTCTTATTTTCCCCCAATCCATGTTACATCACGTCCCTCAACCCCTTTGTTCAATAACTAAAAAAGACCACTCAATGAATTGAGTAGCCTTCTTTAATCATCAAATTAAACATTTCTAAATCAAATCTTCAATTTCCCTACTGTGGCCATCTACTAACTTTTGAACGCTGAGATTCATAGCTGTTTCTTTATCTTTATGAGTAGAAACGGAAAAAGTCTCTGTTCCTTCAAAACTAGCATGAGCTGTATAATTAATTCCATCAGTCTTTGAGATTGCAACTATGACATTATCGCCATCAATCCTAACAACCTTTTTCTCGGCACTCATATGGTCCACTCTCACTTTCAGGCTTCATATTTAGCGTTTAATTTCGCTTGCTCTTCCATTCTCTTTTTGCTGTAATGATCGTTCACGTTAAACCACGCATGAATAATACCAGGAATCCATATGAATAGACATAATACCAAATTTAATAATGCTTTCACCGGACGCCCGATTAACAGCAAAGCGAGTGGAGGAAACAAAATACACAAGACATATAGCATGATTACCTCTCCTTTCCATATTCTATTTCTATGTTTAAGCAAGGAGTTCCTTTTTATTATGCCAAAATGGAATATATAGCCCGTGCGATATCCGCTTTTTCTTATTACAATTTTACACAACAGATTTTTCTTTTGGCAAATACGTTCCGTTCGTTCCGTTTGTGCCATTCGTTCCATTTGTACCATTTGCTAATTGCTCAACAATAGAATCCTTTAAACGCTTCACATGTGAAAGGGATAATCCCATATGAAGAGCGATCCACCTTAAGCTTTTCCCTTCCAGTAACCAATGTAATATTTCCATTTCTCTCTCTTCAACAATTAAATGAATTCGTTGTTGAACCACTTTTACCTTATCTTCATATTTTCGAACAACATTCAATCGCTTTTCTCGACGTTTCACTTCTTGGAACACAGGATCGCTTTGACTCCCTCCTTTTGCTTTAGGCATACCAGCCTCATCGCCGTATTGAGCAGTCAATTTATCTCCGGCATCGATCATTGAAGAACGTAGCAATTTTATACTATTCATCATCCAGTGATAATCTTTTAAAATAGCCTCTATAGATTTTTTATCCATACTAATCACCCCAACACAATTTTTATTTCAATGCTCCGCCTTTACCACGTCTCAATCCCCTGTTATAGATTCCCATCATTTCTTCCATTTCACGGAACGACTCATCATTTTCCATCTGATACTTTGGTTTTTTCTGTTTATGGACCTTTTTGTTATTCTTGGCAAAATGGTTGTTCTTTTGATGAGCATTTTTCCACTTTTTCATTTCACCTCGAAGGCTTCTCATAGATAAATCACACTCACTATGAATGAAACCATACTAGCAATACATAGAGCGGCCATATTATTACGTAATCCTTTATCCTCTTTCTCCCCTACAGAGCCAATAAAGGAAACGGCCAAAATGATTAGAAGGATGATTTTATATACGTTGATCATTATTATTACCTCCCTTTATAAAAAAGGGTGCTAACAGTTACACATTGCGTAAACAATATGTATACTGCTAGCACCCTCGGTTTTTCCGACTAGGCTTATTAAATTTTTGTTGTAATCTTATGTGATAAATTCCCGACTTTATAATTTTGACACGGTATTTCTAGAGTTCCGAATGCTGGTAACGGGAGCATGATTACCTTCTCACCTTGGACAATATAAACTTTGCCATTATCCCGAGCATCAATTTCTGCAATCTTCTCTTCATTTACTGGGATTTCTTTCGTCTCTATAATCATCATAAACCACCCCGAATTGTGCTATAATTAATGTGTTTCTATCCATTTCAAACCGTCTGAAAGGGCGGTCTTTTTATTTAAAGAATCTCTTAAAGCTTTTTCCGATTTTCTTTTGAGCGTACCGGCCACCGATACGCTGTACCCCCTCACCGTCTTTAATAGCCTTAGCATCTCCTATCGCTTCACTTACCTTATTTACTTTCTTCATAGCAGCATTGAATTTGAAAATTCCCATAATCAATATTCCCCCTCTTTATTTCACTCGTTTAATATTTTGTTTTCGTCTAGCTAGATTCATCATTTTCATAAAGTCTGAGACTTTCATGTCTAAAATTTCTTTTTCACTTTTATTGCTTAACATCGCCGTGGCAGAAATAAGTTGTCGCATCGTAATGTTTTGTGGATCCATTATTTTAACCTCCAATAGTTATTTACACTTTACTGATAATCTACTATAATAACTTTTAGGGAATTTCAGCAGACTCCGGATCAATGGGACGCCCCACCGGCACTGATCTTCCTTTTTTATTTTCTGCAAAAAACTCATTTACTCCTAATTCAATTACCACATGAAGTAACCGCGTTCTTTAATCTTTTCCCAGTCTTCTGTACGCTCAATGCTTTCCCGCTCTTCAATACAACCATGACAGTTAGTGATAACTACCACTCTCACAAACTCGCTGTCAAAATCTTTGGTCCACTCTTCTTCATACGGTTCAACTTTCTTCACTTCTTTAATGTGGTGCTCAAGCATATTCACTGGACCCCTCCTTCGCGATATGATCGTACTATTCATCAAAGGGTGGTTCGCCACATTCAGTACAAAACAGTCTGTGCTTACCACAATCCTCACAAGGCTCTATACCTTTTGTTCCGTACTCACAGCCGATATGATAAGAAGTCCATGTGCCATCTTGCTCTTGTAACCCTAATTGTTCTTCATCAATGGGTACATATTTATTACAAACTCCACAAAATCTATCACTCATTTCTCACCCTCCTTTATGTCACATAATTGGTCAATTAATGGGGACAATGGACGGAATGTGTAACATATGTTATTGTTTTGGTTGTTTTATTCTCCAGTAAAATTTTAAAGGCAATATATTAATTTCAATAACTGTGCCTAACTCTTTAATTTTATGGACAACAAAACCAATAGACCATGTTCTTACATCCCATCCACAAACAAAATTCTTTTCAGGTAATTTCATTGCAATCACCACCGTTCGGAATGTGCATCAAGATATTTCCTCTTTTGCACAATTAGAGCACCAATATTCCCCTAACGATTCCCCACATAAATATTCATCATCAACTATCTCTTCTCCACAAGATATACATTCTCTCACTTTAATTACCTCCTGATCGAACTGTACATTAACCCCTAATATTAATGGATTCCCTAAAAACCTTTTCTAATAATTCATTGTCGACTTCTTCATCGTTCTCAAGAGCAGTGATTATTTGAGCGTAAGTGTAGCCTTTTAGCTCGTACCATACCCATTTTTCACAAATCATTTGCTTCTCAATAGACCACTCCATTCACT
This genomic interval from Desertibacillus haloalkaliphilus contains the following:
- a CDS encoding DNA-binding response regulator encodes the protein MDKKSIEAILKDYHWMMNSIKLLRSSMIDAGDKLTAQYGDEAGMPKAKGGSQSDPVFQEVKRREKRLNVVRKYEDKVKVVQQRIHLIVEEREMEILHWLLEGKSLRWIALHMGLSLSHVKRLKDSIVEQLANGTNGTNGTNGTNGTYLPKEKSVV
- a CDS encoding terminase small subunit, which encodes MDWGKIRKEYEESNITLKDLAEKHNVKLGTLKSRKSREKWTRGATKKDATKKKKVATNKKEDATIEKTINNSHEVVVESGELTDKQRLFCIYYVKSFNATQSAIKAGYAPESAHVRGSELVRNSKVAEEIRRIKGKMTQDLFIDAMDVLHKYVKIAFADITDYVTFGKRKEPVIGIGGPVLDDEGEQVMKEVNYVDFNESAMVDGTIITEAKQGKDGVSIKLADKMKALDKLAEYFDLFPDNFKRKIEEEKLQITKERLEIEKNGVKGGDEELIDDWISAVTDDE
- a CDS encoding DUF2213 domain-containing protein, with the translated sequence MHNKLTIHRSTATIARTETHEGREHLVAPVIAVKEGVLNGELALSEEFGKYPDSWNGIPLPINHPTEKGVPVSANSPSRIEEYSVGRFFNAHLDGDALKGEIWVDVEKATELGGEALEVVNRLQEGKPIEVSTAYFNDIEDGSGTFNSKEYNGIQRNMRPDHLALLPNDIGACSWEDGCGVRANNERSENKGMFEKMSQKFKHFMANMMTANQDEVSHNEISELLESAMTRDKGDAMRFMIRERFNDHFIYQEATNNGFDGRMFKRNYQIDENNNVTLGSEEEVRRVVSYEPTGNSEEEDLAGEGETENQVQEPSGTGPEEHVENTDTEHEGENEVKTNCECNQKQTGNEEHESPAVNKDTQPKTMDQWLQEIPDEETRNFIINSQKKQKEHREKLVNSLSTNERCAFDKEDLQEMSTNALEKLDKSLQVNDYSGAGGPRSSYSQNSAEDEVPQPPSILFANKKEDK
- a CDS encoding anti-CBASS protein Acb1 family protein, yielding MQARRQIRTNKRDQSDLMHRYQLSDRLGTQFNGKRDMYEVLGYKRRLRFQDYWNKYDRQDIAGRIVDAPAQGTWRNRPSIHEDDNKDEDTPFESAWKTLEKKRSVIHYLERADRLAGIGHYSVLLIGVRGSTDLSEPLDPNSLTGPEDIIYLSAFSEKNASIQQWETDPTNERFGLPKIYRIDFSGDDFHDQEGGTKFYSVSKNVHHSRVIHIADGLLEDEVFGRPRLKRVMNLLNDLEKVVGGSAEMFWQGAYMGLNANLNPDVQMTPDEADRVEEEMTEWFHGLRRFIRTQGMEVKQLGGQVAEPKESFETIISLISGATNIPKRILLGSERGELASNQDEGNWNSYLSDRQTTFAEPNVLRPFIDRMIWLGVLPAPQQRYEVEWPDLFALNDKDKSDISDKRASALQKAAPHNDVTMLMTPKQIVEYVFNDQVDYLDETEERAKDLDIDGGSDDVDDGFRQMVRGDRGGQASQGTE
- a CDS encoding DEAD/DEAH box helicase family protein, translating into MMSNRLKVFKKKVPLYREDPVIFCREVLQFEPDNWQEKVLRDLAHYPYVTVRSGQGVGKTGLEAAATLWFLSCFSYPKVICTAPTMQQLFDVLWAEISKWQSRSPLLKAVLKWTKTKIYMKNYEERWFATARTATKPENMQGFHEDNMLFIVDEASGVADPIMEAILGTLSGGNNKLLMCGNPTRTSGTFYDSHNRDREDYRTHKVSSRDSSRTSKKNIEMLERKYGKDSDVIRVRVDGDFPKAEADAFIPLEIVESAIDSNVKVDTRIRTGDIGVDVARFGDDETTISKRIGDVLFELEAYPKTETTETTGLVISAAKKMMKDHTHLKEIMIKVDDSGVGGGVTDQLNEIIKEQKLPYKVFPVINNGKADDDEHYNDVATESWATVKDVLQDNFSNFMKGEEKTVLLPNDDKLISQLTTRKYRMTSRGKLAIESKEDMKKRGLNSPDRADAIVLAFYRPVDKRPKAGVWGRR
- a CDS encoding YqaE/Pmp3 family membrane protein; amino-acid sequence: MLYVLCILFPPLALLLIGRPVKALLNLVLCLFIWIPGIIHAWFNVNDHYSKKRMEEQAKLNAKYEA